One Beggiatoa leptomitoformis DNA segment encodes these proteins:
- a CDS encoding BLUF domain-containing protein, which produces MSEMNLSRLYYASTATERYSPLEIGNILMPCRKNNPNLDVTGVLFFGDGYFLQCLEGERANINLLYRKIALDVRHTDVQLLEFKEVSYRYFDEWSMKYVPAASVIAKILKETGLKQFNPYLLDSYTLNAMADVFRSYSIPESITENVANPKKAVGFGIFDIFKKRS; this is translated from the coding sequence ATGTCTGAGATGAATCTTTCACGCTTGTATTATGCAAGCACAGCAACTGAACGGTATTCACCACTTGAAATAGGCAATATTTTGATGCCCTGCCGTAAAAATAATCCTAACCTAGATGTTACAGGGGTCTTGTTTTTTGGTGATGGTTATTTTTTACAATGTTTAGAAGGAGAACGTGCAAATATTAATTTGCTCTATCGAAAAATTGCTTTAGATGTTCGACATACGGATGTGCAGTTGTTGGAATTTAAAGAAGTGAGTTACCGCTATTTTGATGAGTGGTCAATGAAATATGTGCCCGCAGCGAGTGTGATTGCTAAAATTTTGAAGGAAACGGGATTAAAACAATTTAATCCTTACTTACTAGATAGTTACACGTTGAATGCGATGGCTGATGTTTTTCGTAGCTACAGTATTCCTGAAAGCATCACTGAAAATGTCGCTAATCCAAAAAAAGCGGTGGGATTTGGTATTTTCGACATATTTAAGAAACGCTCTTGA
- a CDS encoding BLUF domain-containing protein, whose amino-acid sequence MSEHNLSCLSYASTATAKCSSPEIGFILEKAIQNNAQLNITGALFLGNNYFLQFLEGSRININLLFRHIVADDRHTNVQVLEFREIGSRSFEEWSMKHVRSPSVMAKIMRETKMREFNPYLLDTFSLHAMADAFRNHLEPDVPNSTFNHKSELVVKKKGNLDILKMFGKHSS is encoded by the coding sequence ATGTCCGAACATAATTTATCATGTCTGTCGTATGCCAGTACTGCAACGGCAAAATGCTCTTCACCTGAAATAGGTTTTATTTTAGAAAAAGCTATTCAAAATAATGCTCAATTGAATATTACGGGCGCATTGTTTTTGGGGAATAATTATTTTTTACAATTTTTAGAAGGGTCTCGAATTAATATAAATCTTTTATTTAGGCATATTGTTGCTGATGACAGGCACACAAATGTTCAAGTTTTAGAATTCAGAGAAATCGGTAGCCGTTCTTTTGAAGAATGGTCGATGAAGCATGTCCGTTCACCTTCAGTGATGGCTAAAATCATGAGGGAAACTAAGATGAGAGAGTTTAATCCTTATTTACTGGATACCTTTTCGTTACACGCGATGGCTGACGCTTTTCGTAATCATTTAGAACCAGATGTGCCTAACAGTACATTCAATCACAAATCTGAACTTGTCGTTAAGAAAAAGGGGAATTTGGATATTCTGAAAATGTTCGGAAAACATAGTTCGTAA
- the lolD gene encoding lipoprotein-releasing ABC transporter ATP-binding protein LolD: protein MNNTPSTDAVLLCNNLSKSFKEAGLFVDVLKRVSLQINKGEQVAIVGTSGSGKSTLLHLLGGLDNPSEGEVWVAGQQINLLSPAKRGKWRNKYLGFVYQFHHLLPEFTAVENVSMPLLIRGLSVKEAMEKAGYLLNEVGLGHRLKHKPSELSGGERQRTAIARALVTEPHCILADEPTGNLDKRTADHVYEKMLMLNKTIGTSLVLVTHDATLAAKMDRTLHLTDGELMTE, encoded by the coding sequence ATGAATAACACACCCTCTACAGACGCAGTTTTACTATGCAACAACCTCTCTAAAAGTTTTAAAGAAGCGGGTTTATTCGTAGATGTCTTAAAACGAGTCAGTTTGCAAATTAATAAAGGTGAACAAGTTGCTATTGTTGGCACATCAGGCTCAGGCAAAAGCACTTTATTGCATTTATTAGGCGGGCTAGATAATCCTAGCGAGGGAGAAGTCTGGGTAGCAGGGCAACAAATCAACTTATTAAGCCCCGCAAAACGGGGAAAATGGCGCAACAAATACCTAGGTTTTGTCTATCAATTCCACCATTTACTCCCCGAATTCACCGCCGTAGAAAACGTATCCATGCCCTTATTAATTCGAGGCTTATCGGTTAAAGAGGCGATGGAAAAAGCAGGCTATTTACTCAACGAAGTTGGTTTAGGACACCGTTTAAAACACAAACCCTCAGAGCTATCAGGCGGAGAACGTCAACGCACGGCGATTGCCCGCGCGTTAGTTACCGAACCACATTGTATTTTAGCGGATGAACCAACCGGTAATTTAGACAAACGCACGGCTGACCATGTTTACGAAAAAATGCTAATGCTAAACAAAACAATCGGCACAAGCTTAGTATTAGTTACACATGATGCAACCTTAGCCGCAAAAATGGACAGAACCCTACATTTAACCGATGGGGAATTGATGACGGAATAA
- a CDS encoding lipoprotein-releasing ABC transporter permease subunit, producing MFKPLPLFIGFRYTRAKRRNHFISFISLTSMLGIALGVTALITVLSVMNGFEKELRERMLGMAAHVVVTTFDTGWNEWREWRDKLKTYPHITGVAPFIQGQGMITYNRAVYGTYFQGIDPSIEPEISQVTDKMQEGSLSALKAGEFGVVIGRELQKSLQAKIGDKITLVVPETTVTPVGVLPRMKRLTLVGVFEVGMHEYDSAYILMHIDDAAKLMRIPDGEVHGLNVKLDDLFLAKSVSYDLREKLPFGVSAYDWTYRHANFFKAIQMEKRVMFVILALIVAVAAFNIVSTLVMVVTDKQADIAILRTLGATPLTIMAIFIVQGTLIGIFGTLLGLAGGISLALNVETIVPFIEHTFNVQFLPGDVYYISDLPSDLQWFDVYRITGMSLLISLLATLYPAWRASRTQPAEALRYE from the coding sequence ATGTTCAAACCACTTCCCCTTTTTATCGGCTTTCGTTACACCCGTGCTAAACGTCGTAACCACTTTATTTCTTTTATCTCACTCACTTCCATGTTAGGTATTGCCCTTGGCGTTACCGCATTGATTACCGTTTTATCTGTGATGAACGGGTTTGAAAAAGAACTCCGCGAGCGAATGCTTGGCATGGCGGCACACGTTGTGGTTACCACTTTTGATACAGGCTGGAACGAATGGCGCGAATGGCGCGACAAACTTAAAACCTACCCGCATATCACAGGTGTAGCCCCCTTTATTCAAGGACAAGGGATGATTACCTACAATCGCGCCGTTTATGGCACGTATTTTCAGGGGATAGACCCTAGCATTGAACCTGAAATTTCCCAAGTCACTGACAAAATGCAAGAAGGCAGTTTAAGCGCGTTAAAAGCGGGGGAATTTGGCGTTGTCATTGGGCGAGAATTACAAAAATCTTTACAAGCCAAAATTGGTGACAAAATCACCCTTGTTGTACCAGAAACCACCGTTACCCCTGTGGGGGTTTTACCCCGTATGAAGCGGCTTACGCTTGTTGGCGTGTTTGAAGTGGGAATGCACGAATACGACAGTGCGTATATTTTAATGCACATCGACGATGCAGCGAAATTAATGCGCATTCCTGATGGCGAAGTACACGGTTTAAATGTGAAATTAGACGATTTATTTTTAGCAAAAAGTGTGAGTTACGACCTACGTGAAAAACTACCTTTTGGGGTAAGTGCGTATGATTGGACATACCGTCATGCAAACTTTTTCAAAGCCATTCAAATGGAAAAGCGCGTTATGTTCGTGATTCTCGCATTAATTGTCGCTGTTGCCGCGTTCAATATCGTCTCAACACTCGTAATGGTTGTAACGGATAAACAAGCAGACATTGCAATTTTACGCACTTTAGGTGCAACGCCACTGACAATTATGGCAATTTTTATCGTACAAGGCACATTAATTGGTATTTTTGGCACATTACTGGGGCTTGCAGGCGGTATTAGTCTTGCGCTTAATGTAGAAACCATCGTGCCTTTTATAGAACACACGTTTAATGTCCAATTCCTCCCCGGTGATGTTTACTACATCAGTGATTTACCCTCAGACCTACAATGGTTTGATGTCTATAGAATTACAGGCATGTCCTTACTGATTAGCCTACTAGCAACCCTTTATCCCGCTTGGCGAGCATCCCGCACCCAACCTGCGGAGGCATTACGCTATGAATAA
- a CDS encoding gamma carbonic anhydrase family protein: MPIRSFENESPQIASTAYIDPLAVVIGRVTVGEYASLFPMVVARGDVQAIRIGASSNVQDGTILHVTHDGRYSVGGRALTIGESVTVGHQVILHACTIGDFSLIGMGSIVMDDAILEPYTLLGAGSLVPPNKVLTGKYLWHGRPVQKIRPLSDEELEYLAYSAQQYVALAQRHARSLIIS, encoded by the coding sequence ATGCCTATACGTTCCTTTGAAAATGAAAGCCCTCAGATTGCATCTACTGCGTATATTGACCCTTTAGCCGTGGTGATTGGACGAGTTACTGTTGGGGAATATGCATCATTATTTCCGATGGTGGTCGCACGGGGGGATGTGCAAGCAATTAGGATAGGTGCAAGCAGTAATGTGCAAGATGGCACAATTTTACATGTAACCCATGATGGACGTTATTCCGTGGGTGGTCGTGCGTTGACAATTGGGGAGTCGGTAACTGTTGGACATCAAGTGATACTTCATGCTTGTACAATTGGCGATTTTAGTTTGATTGGTATGGGGTCTATTGTGATGGATGATGCGATTTTAGAGCCTTATACCTTGTTAGGTGCTGGTAGTTTAGTGCCACCGAATAAGGTGCTAACGGGTAAATATTTATGGCATGGTCGCCCTGTGCAGAAAATTCGTCCGTTGAGTGATGAGGAATTAGAGTATTTAGCGTATTCAGCTCAACAATATGTTGCTTTAGCACAACGTCATGCACGTAGCTTGATAATATCGTGA
- a CDS encoding MlaC/ttg2D family ABC transporter substrate-binding protein has translation MKKLLAFASLFFSLAFAPQAVVWADATSDAQTLVQQTTEKMLTALKANKDTLKSNPAAVYPLVNEIVLPIFDFERMSRLVLGKNWQNMSEAQQKRFTSEFRALLVRTYSAALIEAAATSVDVNYLPVRAEDEAKRLTIRTKVNYGGKAPVSLDYDMFIYNNEWKVYNVSAEGVSLVTNYRSEFETDINTIGIDKLIDKIASRNQENKPNS, from the coding sequence ATGAAAAAGTTACTAGCCTTTGCAAGTTTATTTTTTTCTTTAGCTTTCGCACCTCAAGCCGTTGTCTGGGCGGATGCAACCAGTGATGCACAAACCCTTGTCCAACAAACCACTGAAAAAATGCTCACCGCGTTAAAAGCGAATAAAGACACGTTAAAGTCTAATCCTGCGGCGGTTTATCCCTTGGTGAATGAAATTGTTTTACCCATTTTTGACTTTGAGAGAATGTCTCGATTGGTATTGGGTAAAAACTGGCAGAATATGAGTGAAGCGCAACAAAAACGCTTTACGAGCGAGTTTCGCGCTTTACTAGTGCGTACTTATTCTGCGGCTTTAATAGAAGCAGCAGCTACTTCTGTCGATGTTAATTATTTACCTGTGCGTGCAGAAGATGAAGCAAAACGATTAACCATTCGTACAAAGGTTAATTATGGCGGTAAAGCACCTGTTTCTTTAGATTATGACATGTTCATTTATAACAACGAGTGGAAAGTCTATAACGTTAGTGCTGAAGGGGTTAGTTTGGTAACGAATTATCGTTCTGAATTTGAGACAGATATTAATACCATTGGCATTGATAAGTTGATTGATAAGATTGCAAGTCGCAATCAAGAAAATAAACCCAATTCCTAA
- a CDS encoding STAS domain-containing protein has product MSQLLIENPTLWRFTGELTFNTVPALLTDCIAQAKQSQFPQTIELEKITYADSAGLALLIELRKLTPHQPVEFRHLPTQLLSLAQVSNVQDFLTSVNPI; this is encoded by the coding sequence ATGAGTCAATTATTGATTGAAAACCCTACCTTATGGCGGTTTACAGGCGAGCTGACTTTTAACACAGTTCCCGCTTTATTAACAGACTGTATTGCACAAGCTAAACAAAGCCAATTCCCACAGACTATTGAATTAGAAAAAATTACGTATGCGGACAGTGCAGGCTTGGCTTTATTAATTGAATTACGCAAACTAACCCCGCACCAACCCGTCGAATTTCGTCATCTACCCACCCAATTGCTCAGTCTTGCCCAAGTTAGCAACGTGCAAGATTTTTTGACATCCGTTAACCCAATATGA
- a CDS encoding ABC transporter ATP-binding protein produces MTAAVHISQVRKKYRQITALNNVEFDIPQGSFFGLLGPNGAGKSTLINIIGGLVQATSGTVAILGHDVRQEWRKARQIIGVVPQELVYDPFFSIIEMLRLQSGYFGYGKENYAWIDELLDILSLTDKADTNLQYLSGGMKRRVLIAQALVHKPPVVILDEPTAGVDVELRQMLWAFTKLLHQKGHTIVLTTHYLEEAEALCERIAILNQGQLIALDDTQVLLSRHPYKQIALTLTTPLISINNLPQTLHDKVLSLEGTELVIQLHREHDRVSDVLDTIRLAGIHFADLKTTEPSLEDVFLGLTGRHLV; encoded by the coding sequence ATGACAGCGGCTGTGCATATTTCACAGGTGCGTAAAAAGTATCGTCAAATAACTGCCTTAAACAATGTTGAATTTGACATTCCACAAGGTAGTTTTTTTGGTTTATTAGGTCCAAATGGGGCGGGTAAATCCACATTGATTAATATCATTGGTGGATTGGTTCAGGCAACGAGTGGCACAGTTGCCATTTTGGGACACGATGTACGTCAAGAATGGCGTAAAGCGCGCCAAATCATTGGCGTTGTTCCACAAGAATTAGTCTATGACCCTTTTTTTTCCATCATAGAAATGTTGCGCTTACAATCGGGCTATTTTGGTTATGGCAAAGAGAATTATGCGTGGATTGATGAACTACTGGATATTTTGAGTTTAACGGATAAAGCAGATACCAACTTACAATATCTTTCAGGGGGTATGAAGCGGCGCGTACTCATTGCGCAAGCCCTAGTACATAAACCGCCCGTCGTCATATTGGATGAACCTACGGCAGGGGTTGACGTAGAATTGCGTCAAATGTTGTGGGCGTTTACAAAACTATTGCATCAAAAAGGACATACGATTGTTTTAACCACGCATTATTTAGAAGAAGCAGAAGCCTTGTGTGAACGCATCGCCATTCTGAATCAAGGACAATTGATAGCCCTAGATGATACGCAAGTTTTACTATCACGCCATCCTTACAAACAAATAGCACTCACGCTTACAACGCCACTTATTTCTATTAATAATTTGCCACAGACCTTACATGACAAGGTTTTATCCCTAGAGGGAACAGAACTGGTTATACAATTACATCGCGAACATGACCGTGTCAGCGATGTATTAGATACGATTCGTTTAGCAGGTATTCATTTTGCCGACCTAAAAACCACAGAACCCAGTTTAGAAGATGTTTTTTTGGGCTTGACGGGGAGACATCTAGTATGA
- a CDS encoding ABC transporter permease, with translation MNWRGLYTLFAKEVWRFLKVTMQTILTPVVTNLLYLLVFSSVLESHVQVHGLSYTAFLVPGLMMMSLIQNAFSNSSSSLFQAKMNGNVVFMLLAPLSAWEIYLAFVGAAIVRGLFVGIGVWIAALWFVVLPVHNLATLLSFAILGSGVLGALGLIAALWAEKWDHVSAFQNFVILPLSFLSGVFYSVNDLPSLWQTISHYNPFFYMIDGFRYGFFGVADASVSISLIIVSLFFISVSGFCIWLLHIGYKLRS, from the coding sequence ATGAATTGGCGCGGACTTTATACCCTGTTTGCCAAAGAAGTCTGGCGATTTCTCAAAGTCACCATGCAAACTATTCTAACGCCTGTTGTAACGAATCTACTCTATTTATTGGTTTTTTCTTCAGTTTTAGAATCGCATGTACAAGTACATGGCTTAAGCTATACCGCTTTTCTCGTGCCGGGATTAATGATGATGTCATTGATTCAAAATGCGTTTTCTAATAGTTCATCCAGTCTATTTCAAGCAAAAATGAATGGTAACGTTGTTTTTATGTTGCTTGCGCCCTTGTCAGCTTGGGAAATTTATTTAGCGTTTGTTGGCGCGGCGATAGTTCGGGGGCTATTTGTTGGCATTGGCGTATGGATTGCCGCTTTGTGGTTTGTCGTGTTACCTGTTCATAACTTAGCGACATTACTGAGTTTTGCGATTTTGGGAAGCGGTGTATTAGGGGCTTTAGGATTAATTGCGGCATTATGGGCAGAAAAATGGGACCATGTTTCTGCATTTCAAAACTTCGTGATTTTACCACTGTCTTTTCTTAGTGGAGTCTTTTATTCCGTTAATGACTTACCTTCGTTATGGCAAACCATTTCCCATTACAACCCATTTTTTTACATGATTGATGGTTTTCGCTATGGGTTTTTTGGGGTTGCTGATGCGTCTGTTAGTATTAGCTTAATTATCGTTAGCTTATTTTTTATCAGCGTGAGCGGGTTTTGTATTTGGTTACTACACATCGGCTATAAATTGCGGAGTTGA
- the secF gene encoding protein translocase subunit SecF, whose amino-acid sequence MRLINRFDYNYDFLSEKKRRIALAVSIVIIVGSLLTIAIRGLNLGLDFTGGTLIEVGYQESMELSTARDNLHNNGFPDAVVQYFGTTRDVLIRLGVHSDLDNKNLSETVLNLLKKDNASVEIRRVEFVGPQVGGELIEAGLLSILITMLCMLVYVALRFEWRFAVGAVLSLLHDPVLIFGIFALFQLEFDLTVLAAVLAVVGYSINDTIVVFDRIRDNFIKLRKVSSEEVMNISVNQTLSRTIMTSTTTLIVVVILFFFGGSLIHNFALALIIGIMIGTYSSIYIASAITLLLGISKADLMPVKKEGEELDKLP is encoded by the coding sequence ATGCGTTTGATAAATAGATTTGATTATAACTATGACTTTTTGAGTGAGAAAAAACGCCGCATTGCGTTGGCTGTCTCTATCGTTATTATTGTTGGGTCATTGCTAACCATTGCTATTCGTGGGCTTAACTTGGGATTGGATTTTACAGGTGGAACACTGATAGAAGTTGGCTATCAAGAATCCATGGAATTATCCACGGCACGGGATAACCTGCATAATAATGGTTTTCCTGATGCGGTCGTCCAGTATTTTGGTACAACACGCGATGTTTTAATTCGTTTAGGTGTTCATTCAGACTTAGATAATAAAAATCTCAGTGAAACCGTTTTGAATTTACTGAAAAAAGACAATGCTAGCGTTGAAATTCGCCGCGTGGAGTTTGTCGGACCACAAGTAGGGGGGGAACTGATAGAAGCGGGGTTACTCTCTATTTTAATTACAATGTTGTGCATGTTGGTCTATGTTGCTTTACGCTTTGAATGGCGATTTGCTGTTGGTGCGGTGTTGTCGTTGTTACATGACCCTGTTTTGATTTTTGGTATTTTTGCACTATTCCAATTAGAGTTTGATTTAACGGTATTAGCCGCTGTCCTCGCTGTTGTGGGTTATTCTATTAACGATACTATCGTGGTTTTTGACCGTATTCGGGATAATTTTATTAAACTGCGTAAAGTTTCTTCCGAAGAAGTAATGAATATCTCTGTTAATCAAACTTTAAGCCGCACAATCATGACATCTACAACCACCTTAATTGTGGTCGTGATTTTATTCTTCTTTGGCGGTAGCTTGATTCACAACTTCGCGTTGGCATTAATTATTGGCATTATGATTGGAACTTACTCCTCTATTTATATTGCTAGCGCGATTACCTTGCTATTAGGGATTAGTAAAGCCGATTTAATGCCCGTGAAAAAAGAAGGTGAAGAACTGGATAAACTGCCTTAG